The sequence below is a genomic window from Bacillota bacterium.
AAACGTTCCTTCGACCCTAGAAGAATATGTTGTTGTGGCGAAGAAATTGACAAAACCGGGTACCTATGGTACATCAATGCAACTACAGTCGCCAGCTTGGAGTACGGAAGCCTATGGCTGTTTCTTATTGCCATATGGGGGTGCGTACCTCACGGACGATTTGCGACACGCGAGCCCATCTCTAACAGATGAAGTTGGAATAAAGGTCCTTAACTTCCTTAAGGAACTACATGATAGTAAGGTCATGCCGAATCCACTGGAATGGACCTATGATGATAATGTAGTTGCTTTTCAAAGCGGTAAGATCGCCTTTTCCCATGAATACAGTGCGAGGGCTACGATTCTTGAAGACCCTAAAAGGTCGGTTGCAGCAGGAAAAATGGGGTATGACATTCTGCCAACGCCTAAAATACCTGTCGGCCCTCACACCCCTCGATACCTTGGTACCTATTGGACGCTAGCTATTGATAGAAACTCTAAGAACAAGGAAGCAGCATATAAATTCATTAAGTTCATGGCAGACGTAGAGGCGCAGCGATATATGGCTTTTAAAGCCGATAACGGGCCTACTGTTCTCTCCATCTATGATGATCCCGAATATAGGCGGATAAACCCTGCAGCTCAAGCTATAAAAAAGGCCATTACTACCCTCGGAATCTCGGAGTATCTCCCCGTTCCTCAGTATCAGGAGCTTCTGAAGGTAATTCATGAGGAACTACAAGCGTTCATCATCGGTAAACAAGATGCTGCCAAGACAGCAAGGCGTATGAGAGATCGGATAGATGAAACCCTAGGTCGATGATCAGAGGATGAGCCTTGGGCGAGCCCTCATCTTAATGAGGGCTCGCCCAAGTAAAAGCGGCAGCACGAAGCATAGGCGTCAAGGTATACCTCCGGTCGGTGAGAAATACCTTTCCAGAGAATAGGCTAATTATATTTCCGGCCGGTGTTGACGCCTGTTGGTGAAGAGATTTCGGTATGCCTAAGGGGGATAATTAGATACCGTAGATACCGGATGGAATGAAGCTCGCTTCTGAGTGACAAGGATATTTGACTAGTACTCCGTTTCATGAATTGATATAGCCTTTTAGCTGGGGATATGATACACTCATAAAGTGTCCTCACATTATGTTAACTTGAGAGGAGGATGCTCTATGAGAGGCCCCAAGCCAGTTTATCAACCTAAGTTCACTGAGGAACAGGTCGAATGCGCCAAGAGATTGGCGCGTCGGCACAAGACTCCTCAGGCAAAAGCTAAACGAGCACAGTTGGCACTACTCCTAAATGAACGCCCGGACATCGACTGCGTATCTTTAGCCAAAAAGCTCGGCATGCACGAACAATGGGTTAGAAGGTGGCGTAGACGCTGGGTAAGGGAGGGCTTCAGTCTGGATGATAAACCTCGCTCCGGCCGCCCGCCGCGCTTTTCCCCCCTTGGACAGGGCCACGGTGAAAGCCGTTGCCTGTGAGCTTCCTGCCAAGAAGGGTGAGCCAGTAAGCGTCTACCACATCTCGGATATCAAAAGAATTC
It includes:
- a CDS encoding sugar ABC transporter substrate-binding protein; the encoded protein is MLRRPILVLVIIATVMSMFNGITWAAGKEVTINMLASVGGSGKSFSKGIELFNERYKGQYQVKVTLIANESLLEKEMMQFITRVPTYDVLAINTVWLPGVSRYLEPLNPWIKKHGPQDIEKMYGASTVDRITFDGNVVGLPIRFGTYILFYRSDWFKEAGLNVPSTLEEYVVVAKKLTKPGTYGTSMQLQSPAWSTEAYGCFLLPYGGAYLTDDLRHASPSLTDEVGIKVLNFLKELHDSKVMPNPLEWTYDDNVVAFQSGKIAFSHEYSARATILEDPKRSVAAGKMGYDILPTPKIPVGPHTPRYLGTYWTLAIDRNSKNKEAAYKFIKFMADVEAQRYMAFKADNGPTVLSIYDDPEYRRINPAAQAIKKAITTLGISEYLPVPQYQELLKVIHEELQAFIIGKQDAAKTARRMRDRIDETLGR
- a CDS encoding helix-turn-helix domain-containing protein — encoded protein: MRGPKPVYQPKFTEEQVECAKRLARRHKTPQAKAKRAQLALLLNERPDIDCVSLAKKLGMHEQWVRRWRRRWVREGFSLDDKPRSGRPPRFSPLGQGHGESRCL